The sequence TGTACACGCCGGTAGTCTTGACGCCGTAGACGAAGTCGGCGTGCGGGTCGCGGGCAAGCACGGCAGCCCAGCGGGGATCGAGGTCAGTCTGGTGCGGTGTCATGGTGGGCTCGTGGAAAATCATGGTGCAACCACTGTAGGCCGGCACGGCGGCGGCCGCACTCCGCCGCTTGCGGTCGAATTCGCCTTCTCATGATTCACTTTACCGGACGGCCGGCATGGCGCAAGGTGAGGTTGATGCGTTGCCGCCCCACCATGGGATGCCGGCCATCGGCCAACGGTAACACCCCGTGAAAGCGCAGCCGGTCTACGCCACCCCAGACGGCGACGTCGCCGTGCTGCAGCACGATGCGGGCGCTGCGGTCGTCGCGGCGCAGGCCTCCAAACAGAAATATTGCAGGCAGACCCAGCGACACCGACACGATGGGCGCGGCGAAGTCCTGCTCATTGCGGTCTTGGTGCAGGCTCATGCGTGCGCCGGGCGTGTAATGATTGATCAGGCAGGCATCGGCACGGAAAGCGGCAAACCCTGCCTGCGCGGCGGCTTCGCTGGCCAGCTGCGCCAAGAGCGCCGGCATCGGGGGCCAGGGCTTGCCGCTTTGAGGGTCGAGCCGACGATAGTGGTAACCCTGCCTGTCGCTCGTCCATCCGAGCGCCCCGCAATTGGTCATGGACACCGACATACTCAAACCGCCCGGCGTGACCATTTGACGGGGCGGTGCATTGGCTTCGATAGCGGTCAGCGCAGCCAGGATGGCTTCGGCCTGGGGCAGCGCCCAGCCGCGCAGCAGACAGGCCTGCGGGCCCAGGGCGATGCGGTGGTCGTCGGCGAAAAGGTCAGTCTGCATGTCAGGTCGCATCGTGGAAAATGATGCCTAGCGTATGACGCTCGCCTGCGCGCACCGGAGCCACTCCATGGCGCATGGCGCGTCGATGCCAGCCGCGAGGCCCGGCGGCGGGCCGGTGATGGACGGCAAAGACCAGCGCGTCGCCCTGTTGCAAGGGCAGCACATCGGCCTGTGCGGGGTGGCCTGCACGTTGTTCGGTCATGACGAACTCGCCACCTTCAAAGTCCTGGCCCGGTGCCGAGAGCAGCACCGCGCATTGCAGAGGAAAGACTTCCGCGCCATAGAGATCCTGATGCAGGCAGTTGTAGTCCCCTTCACGGTAGCGCAGGATGAGCGGCGTGGGTCGATTCTGCCCGGCGGCATGGCAGCGGGCGAGATAGTCAGCATGGTGAGCAGGATAGTCCGCAGACAGGCCCAGCCGGGCACCCCACTCGCAAGCGATGGGCGCGAGTCGAGCATAAAGCGCTACCCGCCAGACGGCCAGCCCTTCTGGCAGAGGGTAGGCAAAGTATTGATATTCCCCTCGGCCAAAACCATG comes from Bordetella holmesii ATCC 51541 and encodes:
- a CDS encoding 2OG-Fe(II) oxygenase superfamily protein codes for the protein MQTDLFADDHRIALGPQACLLRGWALPQAEAILAALTAIEANAPPRQMVTPGGLSMSVSMTNCGALGWTSDRQGYHYRRLDPQSGKPWPPMPALLAQLASEAAAQAGFAAFRADACLINHYTPGARMSLHQDRNEQDFAAPIVSVSLGLPAIFLFGGLRRDDRSARIVLQHGDVAVWGGVDRLRFHGVLPLADGRHPMVGRQRINLTLRHAGRPVK